Proteins encoded within one genomic window of Rhododendron vialii isolate Sample 1 chromosome 1a, ASM3025357v1:
- the LOC131327103 gene encoding uncharacterized protein LOC131327103 — MAEPSGGGSNGNAGEEGNRPRGSVETPESRIDDQATAEPSSSVSAVVAGSGGDSGGHAAAVTGGDEGRTPGGIRRTPGSVVIVCPRVRRLDARSGIEGLVVTGLGSAGVRGDGRGGDGGRPEAPVKDPARGKGPMVEEGVSGGAPVEGVEFRPDVGSSAHVPISRGFCRVRVGGGAWPFAPGESGGSGCSTGSTRGQASGG; from the coding sequence ATGGCGGAACCCAGTGGTGGAGGCAGCAATGGCAATGCCGGCGAGGAGGGAAATCGGCCACGGGGTAGTGTCGAGACTCCGGAGTCTCGAATCGACGATCAAGCGACTGCCGAACCTTCATCGAGTGTCAGTGCAGTGGTTGCAGGCAGCGGCGGCGACAGTGGTGGCCATGCAGCGGCGGTGACTGGTGGCGATGAGGGGCGTACACCAGGAGGGATACGGCGTACGCCAGGCTCCGTTGTGATAGTGTGTCCACGGGTTCGTCGTTTAGATGCTAGGAGCGGTATAGAAGGCTTGGTGGTGACAGGCCTGGGCTCGGCTGGGGTCAGGGGCGATGGCCGTGGTGGTGACGGAGGCCGGCCGGAGGCACCGGTGAAagatccggcgaggggcaaAGGTCCCATGGTTGAGGAGGGTGTATCTGGAGGGGCACCCGTGGAAGGGGTTGAGTTTCGGCCAGACGTGGGGTCCTCGGCGCATGTCCCCATTTCTCGGGGATTTTGCCGAGTTCGTGTCGGAGGAGgagcttggccgtttgctccgGGAGAATCCGGGGGTAGTGGCTGCAGTACTGGCAGCACGAGAGGACAGGCTTCGGGAGGTTGA
- the LOC131327105 gene encoding receptor-like protein 6: protein MGEEVWVFGKNGRVRKKLKDFEKMKSWKKGSDCCSWDGVDCDKKTGQLNLAYNDFALSLIPPEFTWFTELTHLNLSDSVFSAEVSAGVSSLNKLMLHDLSENFGLGLEEGVFYLLIQNLSKLRDLDLGLVEVSSSVVSNSLLNLTSLRTLHLRYSRLHGKFPSEIFRLPYLQELDIGHNDALTGYIPDFMNLSYPLHRLVLSRTGFSGELPRLGC, encoded by the exons ATGGGTGAAGAGGTGTGGGTTTTTGGGAAAAATGGGAGAGTGAGGAAGAAATTGAAGGATTTTGAGAAG ATGAAGTCTTGGAAAAAGGGTTCCGATTGTTGCTCGTGGGATGGGGTCGATTGTGACAAGAAGACGGGTCAA CTCAACCTCGCTTACAATGACTTTGCATTGTCTCTCATCCCACCTGAATTCACTTGGTTCACCGAATTGACACACCTCAATCTCTCTGACAGTGTTTTTTCGGCCGAAGTCTCAGCAGGAGTTTCCTCCCTAAACAAACTCATGTTGCATGATCTCTCAGAAAATTTTGGTTTGGGATTGGAAGAAGGCGTATTCTACTTGCTCATTCAAAATTTATCCAAGTTAAGAGATCTTGATCTTGGGTTAGTAGAGGTGTCTTCTTCGGTGGTTTCAAATTCCTTGCTCAATTTGACTTCTTTAAGAACCCTCCATCTTCGCTACTCTAGATTACATGGAAAATTCCCTAGCGAAATCTTTCGTTTACCTTATCTACAGGAGTTGGATATAGGGCACAATGATGCTCTCACTGGTTATATTCCCGATTTCATGAATTTGAGCTATCCTCTCCATCGCTTGGTTCTCTCTCGCACAGGTTTTTCTGGAGAATTGCCCCGACTCGGTTGCTAA
- the LOC131327112 gene encoding LRR receptor-like serine/threonine-protein kinase GSO2 translates to MELRLSNCKLHGSISSSLWNLTQIIHLDLSFNNFSGILPSPISNLRNLAYLDLSDNNLTGPLFSFGANLIELWFLDVSNNSLTGPLPSIVPPNLRVLDIGRNLLDNTIPSWVFELPKLRYLDLSYNKLIGHTLVFETIPKRNQQNRKLNLGESNFVKGGCATSVGIRALVPILTMVGRRDRGRGGRGGRTVYVDEVCERDEVARDARIEEEFQRLRAVLEMVVQRLEALEVVNSSRRCPVQPRFPKEEEVSDDISITRPLAGIISQGGGQW, encoded by the exons ATGGAATTGAGACTCTCTAATTGCAAACTCCATGgttccatttcttcttctctctggAACCTTACACAAATCATTCATTTGGACCTCTCATTCAACAATTTTAGTGGTATCCTCCCTTCTCCGATTTCAAACCTTAGAAATCTCGCCTACTTAGACCTTTCAGATAATAATCTCACAGGTCCCCTCTTTTCATTTGGTGCAAACTTGATAGAACTTTGGTTCTTAGATGTGTCAAACAATAGTCTCACTGGTCCTCTTCCTTCAATTGTACCTCCAAATCTACGTGTTCTGGACATAGGCCGAAACCTGCTGGACAATACCATCCCATCGTGGGTCTTCGAATTACCCAAACTCAGATACTTAGATCTTAGCTATAACAAACTGATTGGTCATACACTTGTGTTTGAAACAAT ACCGAAAAGGAATCAGCAAAATAGGAAGCTGAATCTCGGTGAATCTAATTTTGTAAAAGGAGGCTGCGCtacatcagttggtatcagagctctcgTTCCAATCCTGACTATGGTCGGAAGACGTGATAGAGGTCGAGGTGGAAGAGGAGGTCGTACAGTTTATGTTGATGAAGTCTGTGAGCGAGATGAGGTTGCTCGAGATGCTCGAATAGAGGAAGAGTTTCAGAGGCTAAGAGCGGTACTTGAGATGGTCGTGCAACGTCTTGAGGCTCTAGAAGTTGTAAACTCGTCTCGCCGTTGTCCGGTTCAACCTCGATTTCCGAAAGAGGAGGAAGTGTCAGATGATATTTCTATCACTAGACCTTTAGCTGGAATCATCAGTCAAGGGGGAGGACAATGGTGA
- the LOC131327121 gene encoding receptor-like protein 12 → MLEGGEIGWDNQCMDPFWEYIGIAVKKNIWVALLVLELQKNNFHGIIHDSLTRENSLEVNLSSNGFEGPVPRSYVHCRELKVLELGNNKFCDEFPSWLEHLPKLHILILRSNRFHGPMLTLKSKFPFPRLRVIDISHNYLKGPLREEYLRNF, encoded by the exons ATGCTTGAAGGTGGTGAAATTGGTTGGGATAATCAATGCATGGATCCTTTTTGGGAATATATTGGAATTGCTGTGAAGAAGAATATTTGGGTTGC TCTATTAGTGCTCGAACTGCAGAAGAACAATTTTCATGGCATCATTCATGATTCACTTACAAGGGAAAATAGTTTGGAAGTCAACCTTAGTAGCAATGGATTTGAGGGGCCAGTTCCAAGATCTTATGTCCATTGTAGAGAACTCAAGGTGCTAGAGCTTGGAAACAACAAATTCTGTGACGAATTTCCAAGTTGGTTGGAACATCTGCCAAAGCTGCATATTCTAATCTTGCGATCTAACAGATTCCATGGACCCATGCTAACTCTCAAGTCCAAATTTCCTTTTCCGAGATTGCGAGTTATTGATATTTCGCACAATTATTTAAAGGGTCCACTacgagaagaatatctcagaAATTTCTAG
- the LOC131327129 gene encoding receptor-like protein Cf-9 homolog, with translation MESWKKGSDCCSWDGVDCDGETGQVIGLDLTCSWLQGTIHPNSSLFLSFPHLQKLNLAHNDFSMSPISLEFAWFTELTHLNLSDCRFSGKVPIEISFLNKLVSLDLSANDGLRLEEGGFELFIQNLSKLRDLNLDDVNMSSSVVPSSLLNLTSLRTLHLYSSGLHGNFPSGMFLLPYLQELDLGNNHALTGYLPDFKNLSYPLQYLRLARTGFAGEWPHSIANLKSLKVLILFDCDFHGSIPTSLCNLTHITYLDVSSNKFSGILPSSISNLRKILILNLSYNNFGGSFFSWDANMTEIVLLDVANNILTGSLPSQVIVPPNLLVFNIGRNLINGTIPSWVFELPVLACLDLSYNKLSGHTLEFQSTWLEIIDLSNNNLLGSVPNSTYQLQSLTHLILSSNNFSGPVLESNRFSESLIVLKLQDNNFSGTIHDSFTMENRLKTINLNGNGFKGPIPKSLVNCRNLEVLDIGRNKFFDKFPHWLGNLPNLHVLILQSNKFHGSIVTSTLEFPFPMLRVLDMSNNHFNGPLPINYFKSFKAMMNVDEMHFDLEYMGTNGYWQIYYDSLTIVLKGSAIEMTKVLKVFTAIDLSSNKFEGEIPDIIGGLISIRGVNLSHNSFTGHIPKSLGTMTKLEWLDLSSNKLTGEIPPQLTNLISLGTLNLSQNRLTGPIPRGKQFDTFSNDSYINNLALCGPPLTNTCGDSKATQPPPSTFEEEDSEPVSGFGWEVILPGYGFGLVVGLVMGYLMFSFGKPQWLVEMVEGVGNRNGKRRKSNAWRRGDMVEEASLQEKIWVSAISLRKNFDCMRIVQAGHSVYPSISSFGIKSPVNASGYYRSKHSVKVSGRSVAYQEGTRSDTWQIGSPRPGSEAGERSNGRGIRTQVKIHQIIVSQVLFRHKAITSSVVKFLLGYSVLKHWNLTVSSWTELILQQPYRSYITGPKPFA, from the exons atggAGTCTTGGAAAAAGGGTTCTGATTGTTGTTCGTGGGATGGGGTCGATTGTGACGGAGAGACGGGTCAAGTAATTGGACTTGACCTTACCTGTAGCTGGCTCCAAGGCACCATCCATCCTAATAGCAGtctcttcctctcttttccTCACCTCCAAAAGCTCAACCTCGCTCACAATGACTTTTCCATGTCTCCCATCTCACTTGAATTCGCTTGGTTCACTGAATTGACACACCTCAATCTCTCTGACTGTCGTTTTTCGGGCAAAGTCCCAATAGAAATTTCCTTCCTAAACAAATTAGTCTCCCTTGATCTCTCTGCAAATGATGGTTTGAGATTGGAAGAAGGCGGATTCGAGTTattcattcaaaatttatccAAGTTAAGAGATCTTAATCTTGACGATGTAAACATGTCTTCTTCGGTGGTTCCAAGTTCCTTGCTCAATTTGACTTCTTTAAGAACCCTTCATCTCTACTCCTCTGGTTTACATGGAAACTTCCCTAGTGGAATGTTTCTTTTACCTTATCTACAGGAGTTGGACCTAGGGAACAATCATGCTCTCACAGGTTATTTACCCGATTTCAAGAATTTGAGCTATCCTCTCCAGTACTTACGTCTCGCAAGGACAGGTTTTGCTGGAGAATGGCCTCACTCAATTGCTAATCTGAAGTCCTTGAAGGTATTGATACTCTTTGATTGCGATTTCCATGGATCCATTCCTACTTCTCTTTGTAACCTTACACATATTACTTATTTAGACGTCTCATCCAACAAATTCAGTGGTATCCTaccatcttcaatttcaaaccTTAGAAAAATCCTTATATTGAACCTTTCATATAATAATTTCGGAGGTTCCTTCTTTTCATGGGATGCAAACATGACCGAAATTGTGCTTTTGGATGTGGCAAATAATATTCTCACTGGTTCTCTTCCTTCACAAGTAATTGTACCTCCAAATCTACTCGTTTTCAACATAGGCCGAAACTTGATCAACGGTACAATTCCATCTTGGGTCTTCGAACTACCTGTACTCGCTTGCTTAGATCTCAGCTATAACAAATTGAGTGGGCATACACTTGAGTTTCAGTCCACTTGGCTGGAGATTATTGATTTGAGCAATAACAACCTACTTGGTAGTGTTCCAAATTCAACCTATCAACTCCAAAGCCTTACCCACCTCATTCTTTCTTCAAATAACTTTTCTGGCCCTGTTCTTGAATCAAATAGATTCAGTGAAAGTCTCATAGTGCTCAAACTACAGGATAATAACTTCTCTGGCACCATTCATGATTCATTTACCATGGAAAATCGTTTGAAAACTATCAATCTTAATGGAAATGGATTTAAAGGGCCAATACCGAAGTCTCTGGTTAACTGTAGAAACCTAGAAGTGCTAGATATCGGAAGAAACAAGTTCTTTGACAAATTTCCGCATTGGTTGGGAAATTTACCAAACTTGCATGTCCTAATCTTGCAATCCAACAAATTCCACGGTTCCATCGTGACTTCCACTCTCGAATTTCCCTTCCCCATGTTGCGAGTTCTTGATATGTCGAACAATCATTTCAATGGTCCATTGCCCATAAATtacttcaaaagtttcaaagcaATGATGAATGTGGATGAAATgcattttgatttggaatataTGGGAACTAATGGTTATTGGCAAATTTATTATGATTCTTTGACTATAGTACTCAAAGGATCGGCCATTGAAATGACAAAAGTCCTCAAAGTTTTCACAGCCATTGATTTATCAAGCAACAAATTTGAGGGTGAGATTCCTGATATCATCGGTGGGCTAATTTCGATTCGAGGAGTGAACTTATCACACAACAGCTTCACAGGTCATATACCAAAGTCACTTGGTACTATGACGAAGCTTGAATGGTTAGACCTTTCATCAAACAAGCTCACTGGGGAGATCCCTCCACAACTCACCAATTTAATCTCTCTCGGAACTCTCAACCTTTCGCAGAATCGCCTAACGGGACCTATACCTCGAGGCAAACAATTCGATACATTTTCGAATGATTCTTACATCAACAACTTGGCGTTATGCGGACCTCCATTGACGAATACATGTGGCGATTCTAAGGCAACACAGCCACCACCATCGacatttgaagaagaagattcaGAGCCTGTAAGTGGATTTGGTTGGGAAGTCATATTGCCGGGCTATGGATTCGGACTGGTAGTTGGACTTGTCATGGGATATCTTATGTTCTCGTTTGGTAAACCTCAATGGCTTGTGGAGATGGTTGAAGGTGTAGGAAACAGAAATGGAAAGAGGCGGAAAAGCAATGCTTGGAGACGTGGAG atATGGTGGAAGAggcatcactacaagaaaaa ATATGGGTTTCTGCCATTTCTCTGAGGAAAAATTTTGATTGTATGAG GATTGTACAGGCGGGCCACAGCGTATATCCTTCTATCTCCTCGTTCggtatcaagtctcctgttAATGCTTCGGGGTATTACCGAAGCAAGCATTCCGTTAAGGTCTCTGGAAGGAGTGTAGCATACCAAGAGGGGACCAGGAGCGATACATGGCAGATAGGATCAcctaggccag gttcagaggcgGGTGAACGGAGCAACGGAAGAGGAATACgaactcaggtcaag ATTCATCAAATAATAGTCTCACAAGTCCTGTTCCGTCACAAGGCCATAACTTCATCAGTGGTAAAATTTCTTCTTGGGTATTCAGTTCTTAAGCACTGGAATTTGACAGTTTCTTCTTGGACTGAACTTATTTTACAACAACCTTACAGGTCATATATCACAGGTCCTAAACCTTTTGCATGA